A genome region from Arachidicoccus soli includes the following:
- a CDS encoding sugar ABC transporter ATP-binding protein, whose translation MLIAKQITKRFSGVTALNNINLELYPGKVTAIIGENGAGKSTLMKIFSGVHTAYEGDIIYKNEKVQFHSTKDAEDAGIAIIHQELNLVPHLSITENIFLGRELTNGLGILDQKKMRKQTEILLQRVRLTIPPDTLIYKLKVGQQQLIEIAKALHTNAEVIIMDEPTSAITDKEVDNLFIIINELRAEGKTIAYISHKLKELFQIADNYIVLRDGTTVGNGEIKDISQDDLIEKMSGRKIRIERNTTNSSSAEPLLCLKNVSLVNAENGANKLVDNICLTLHKGEVIGLYGLMGAGRTELMETIFGLHPKFGSGELQVESEIIKFKSPANAIKAGIMLIPEDRKLQGLCLDLAIRPNISITILDKLEQWGFIISKKKERIVSKEYIKQLSIKTPHAEILAKNLSGGNQQKVVLAKWLAKHPKVLLLDEPTRGIDVHAKSEIYKLIKELAANGVGIVVVSSEISEILAVANRVLVMCEGKLSIDMPASEATESNMLNYAIHYTS comes from the coding sequence ATGTTAATTGCAAAGCAAATTACAAAAAGGTTTTCAGGTGTAACCGCATTAAATAATATCAATCTGGAATTATATCCCGGTAAGGTAACTGCAATAATCGGAGAAAATGGCGCCGGAAAATCTACATTAATGAAGATCTTTTCTGGTGTGCATACGGCGTATGAAGGGGATATTATTTATAAAAATGAGAAAGTTCAGTTTCATTCAACAAAAGATGCAGAAGATGCAGGCATCGCAATCATTCATCAGGAGCTGAATTTGGTTCCTCATTTAAGTATTACAGAGAATATTTTTCTAGGAAGGGAGTTAACCAATGGTTTGGGTATTTTGGACCAAAAGAAAATGCGTAAACAAACAGAAATATTGTTGCAGCGCGTTAGGCTTACTATTCCACCGGATACTTTAATCTACAAATTGAAGGTAGGGCAACAACAACTTATTGAAATTGCCAAAGCCCTTCATACGAATGCAGAAGTCATCATTATGGATGAGCCAACTTCTGCCATAACAGATAAAGAAGTAGATAACCTTTTTATTATTATAAATGAATTGAGGGCAGAAGGAAAGACGATTGCTTATATTTCTCATAAATTAAAAGAACTCTTTCAAATTGCCGACAATTATATTGTTCTGAGAGACGGTACTACTGTGGGTAATGGTGAAATAAAAGATATTTCTCAGGATGACTTGATAGAAAAGATGTCCGGCAGGAAAATTCGTATTGAAAGAAATACAACCAATTCGTCATCAGCTGAACCATTATTATGTTTAAAGAATGTCTCGTTGGTGAATGCAGAAAACGGTGCAAATAAATTGGTAGATAATATTTGTTTGACCTTGCATAAGGGAGAGGTGATTGGCTTGTATGGACTTATGGGTGCTGGCCGTACAGAATTGATGGAAACGATCTTTGGCTTGCATCCTAAATTTGGTTCCGGTGAATTGCAGGTTGAATCTGAAATCATAAAATTTAAGTCGCCGGCAAATGCGATAAAGGCAGGAATTATGCTTATTCCTGAAGATAGAAAATTACAGGGGCTTTGCCTTGATTTGGCTATAAGGCCAAATATCAGCATCACTATTTTGGATAAATTAGAACAATGGGGGTTTATTATTAGTAAGAAAAAAGAGAGGATTGTTTCTAAAGAATATATTAAACAATTATCCATCAAAACGCCTCATGCGGAGATATTGGCCAAAAATTTAAGCGGGGGTAATCAACAAAAAGTTGTTTTGGCAAAATGGCTTGCAAAACATCCAAAGGTATTATTATTGGATGAGCCTACCAGGGGCATTGATGTGCATGCAAAATCAGAAATATATAAATTAATTAAAGAACTGGCTGCAAATGGCGTGGGGATTGTTGTCGTGTCCTCAGAGATTTCTGAAATATTGGCGGTGGCCAACCGGGTACTTGTAATGTGTGAAGGAAAGCTTTCTATTGATATGCCTGCCTCTGAAGCTACAGAATCCAATATGCTAAATTATGCAATTCATTATACCTCATAA
- a CDS encoding DUF2291 family protein yields the protein MNRAFKYGLVAVILILLGYNSIYIEKLSNVKNPMSGKFNSSAFAEKMWTEKLPAKLDSAIDINTLRALVKTDANSAFNRYTHALDIGNYRYTLIKGEGTVEAVNEDDVTITIKAEQPFEAILTTEFVYGNTLRDASGLIDLRDFPNTSDLNDISKALNEIIRQKVVPSFKPYLKPGVKIDFVGAIELNKEHIHFKDLEIVPARIKILP from the coding sequence ATGAATAGAGCTTTTAAATATGGATTGGTAGCCGTAATATTAATATTGCTAGGTTATAATTCTATTTACATAGAAAAACTAAGCAATGTAAAGAATCCGATGTCTGGTAAGTTTAATTCGTCGGCATTTGCAGAAAAAATGTGGACGGAGAAATTGCCTGCTAAATTAGATAGTGCTATTGATATAAATACGTTGAGGGCATTGGTGAAAACTGATGCTAACAGTGCCTTTAATAGATATACACATGCACTGGATATTGGGAACTATCGGTATACATTGATAAAAGGCGAGGGGACTGTTGAAGCAGTTAATGAAGATGATGTTACTATTACGATTAAGGCGGAGCAGCCTTTTGAAGCGATTCTTACTACTGAGTTTGTTTATGGAAACACCTTGCGTGATGCCTCTGGTCTCATTGATTTGAGAGACTTTCCCAATACATCAGATCTAAATGATATTTCAAAAGCCTTGAATGAAATTATCAGGCAAAAAGTCGTGCCTTCTTTTAAACCATATTTAAAGCCGGGTGTTAAAATTGATTTTGTTGGGGCTATTGAACTGAATAAAGAGCATATACATTTTAAAGACTTGGAAATTGTTCCTGCAAGAATAAAAATCCTCCCATAA
- a CDS encoding D-ribose ABC transporter substrate-binding protein: MHKIIGQTIFIFLACLSFAQCGHKGGAKKEKKIAIVVSTLNNPWFVFLGEQAAKKAKALGYETKLFDSQNNTSTESDHFDNIIVEGYDAILFNPTDADGSIANVKKAKAAGIPVFCMDREINASGVATSQILSDSYSGAVDIGKYFVQQLHKKGNYVEILGMVGDNNTWARSKGFHSVVDNYPGLKMVAQQSADFDRNKAMDVMESILQAHANIDGVFCGNDAMAMGAYQALVSAGKAETVKVFGFDGSDDVVAAIKEGKVTATGMQFPKVIAETAASFADEYIKGKRDLPKKILVAVELVNKNNIGDYIGYGKK; this comes from the coding sequence ATGCACAAGATTATCGGTCAAACAATTTTCATTTTTTTAGCATGTTTATCTTTTGCACAATGTGGGCATAAAGGCGGAGCTAAAAAGGAAAAAAAGATTGCCATTGTAGTATCAACACTAAATAATCCATGGTTTGTTTTTCTTGGTGAGCAGGCTGCCAAAAAAGCTAAGGCATTGGGTTATGAAACGAAACTATTTGATTCTCAAAATAATACTTCAACTGAGAGCGACCATTTTGATAATATAATTGTAGAGGGATATGATGCCATTTTATTTAACCCGACAGATGCAGACGGCTCTATTGCGAATGTAAAAAAAGCCAAAGCGGCCGGTATTCCTGTATTTTGTATGGATAGAGAGATAAATGCTTCAGGTGTGGCCACTTCACAAATATTATCAGATAGTTATTCAGGCGCAGTGGATATAGGCAAATACTTTGTACAACAATTACATAAGAAAGGCAATTATGTAGAAATATTAGGAATGGTCGGAGACAATAACACCTGGGCCAGATCCAAGGGCTTTCATAGTGTGGTGGATAATTACCCGGGATTAAAAATGGTGGCTCAGCAAAGTGCAGATTTTGACCGAAACAAAGCTATGGATGTAATGGAATCTATCTTGCAGGCTCATGCAAATATTGACGGTGTATTTTGTGGTAATGATGCAATGGCTATGGGCGCTTATCAGGCTTTAGTCTCGGCTGGGAAAGCCGAAACTGTAAAAGTCTTTGGCTTTGATGGGTCCGATGATGTTGTTGCAGCTATTAAGGAGGGGAAAGTAACAGCGACAGGTATGCAATTCCCAAAAGTAATTGCTGAAACTGCTGCCAGTTTTGCTGATGAATATATAAAGGGGAAAAGAGATCTTCCCAAAAAAATTCTGGTAGCTGTTGAGTTGGTAAATAAGAATAACATTGGTGATTACATTGGATATGGCAAAAAATAA
- a CDS encoding transketolase family protein — protein MEEDINTLPHKANLEIYAETLQRLAEKDRGIIAVTSDSRGSGKLVLFGKKFPEQIVEVGIAEQNLVGVAAGLASCGKKVFATSPACFLTARALEQIKNDVAYSNNAVNIVGISAGVSYGALGTTHHSLHDYAVLRAINNMTVVAPADNYETEKAIELAAAIDTPVYLRFGKKQMPYLKEVSKEEIFEFGKGRIITEGNDAVIIACGETVYPALEAALLLKEEQISATVISMHTIKPLDTDLLAKVANKCSVVLTVEEHSIYGGLGEACASYLLENRIYKPFKIVGIPDEYTVTGSQQEIFNHYGISKKGIADEVRKLLSSEYITGK, from the coding sequence ATGGAAGAAGATATAAATACCTTACCTCATAAGGCAAATTTGGAAATTTACGCCGAAACCCTACAGCGTCTTGCTGAAAAGGATAGAGGAATTATTGCTGTAACAAGTGACAGTCGCGGATCAGGAAAGCTTGTACTTTTTGGTAAAAAATTCCCGGAACAAATTGTTGAAGTCGGTATTGCTGAACAAAATCTGGTAGGTGTTGCTGCTGGTCTGGCATCTTGTGGTAAAAAAGTATTTGCAACTTCACCGGCTTGCTTCCTCACTGCAAGGGCATTGGAGCAGATTAAGAATGATGTAGCCTATAGCAATAATGCGGTAAATATAGTAGGGATAAGTGCGGGGGTAAGCTATGGGGCTTTAGGGACCACGCATCATAGTCTGCATGATTATGCAGTTTTAAGGGCGATAAATAATATGACTGTAGTTGCTCCAGCGGATAACTATGAAACAGAAAAGGCCATTGAATTGGCGGCAGCTATTGATACCCCAGTCTATTTACGTTTTGGGAAAAAACAGATGCCTTATTTAAAAGAGGTGTCGAAAGAAGAGATATTTGAATTTGGCAAAGGCCGTATAATTACGGAAGGGAATGATGCCGTTATTATTGCCTGTGGAGAAACAGTTTATCCTGCATTGGAAGCAGCCCTTCTTTTAAAGGAAGAGCAAATATCTGCTACCGTTATCAGCATGCACACTATTAAACCACTAGATACTGATTTGTTAGCCAAGGTCGCTAATAAATGCAGCGTAGTTCTAACAGTAGAAGAGCATAGTATATATGGTGGTTTGGGAGAAGCCTGCGCTTCTTATTTATTGGAAAATAGAATATATAAGCCTTTTAAAATAGTAGGTATTCCTGATGAATATACTGTTACAGGTTCTCAGCAAGAAATTTTTAACCATTATGGAATAAGTAAAAAAGGTATTGCTGATGAAGTCAGAAAACTTCTTTCAAGTGAGTATATAACGGGAAAATAA
- a CDS encoding transketolase translates to MTNKELKQKSIAYRKKILRYIVNAKAGHTGGSLSCIDILNVLYNEVMHVSPENFSSPDRDRYIQSKGHCVEALFVVLADKGFFLEEDLNTLCQYKSHYIGHPTRKVNGVEQNTGALGHGLPIATGTAIAAKLDNKDFKVFTLLGDGEMPEGSNWEAALSAAQYKLDNLCAIVDKNGLQITAATKDVCSTDPLDKKWEAFGWAVKEVDGNDVGALKEVLSSLPFEEGKPSVVIAHTTKGKGISYMENQLKWHHGVPSPEEFNQAMNELDESALLVH, encoded by the coding sequence ATGACAAATAAGGAACTTAAACAGAAATCGATAGCGTATCGCAAGAAAATCCTCCGGTATATAGTAAATGCCAAGGCTGGGCATACAGGAGGAAGCCTTTCCTGTATAGATATTTTAAATGTATTGTATAATGAAGTGATGCATGTCTCTCCTGAGAATTTTAGTTCTCCGGACAGGGACAGATATATTCAAAGTAAGGGACATTGTGTAGAAGCTTTGTTTGTAGTTTTAGCGGATAAAGGTTTTTTTCTAGAGGAAGACCTGAATACTTTATGTCAATATAAGTCTCATTATATTGGCCATCCGACACGCAAAGTAAACGGTGTAGAACAAAATACAGGCGCCTTAGGTCACGGACTGCCTATTGCAACAGGCACCGCCATTGCAGCAAAATTGGACAATAAGGATTTTAAGGTATTTACTTTACTGGGTGATGGGGAAATGCCGGAAGGAAGTAATTGGGAAGCAGCATTAAGTGCAGCGCAGTACAAATTAGATAACCTCTGTGCTATTGTTGACAAGAATGGATTACAAATAACGGCTGCTACCAAAGATGTGTGTAGTACGGATCCTTTAGATAAAAAATGGGAAGCATTTGGTTGGGCTGTAAAAGAAGTAGATGGTAATGATGTGGGTGCGCTAAAAGAAGTTTTGTCTTCTCTGCCTTTTGAAGAGGGAAAACCGAGCGTGGTAATTGCGCATACCACTAAGGGCAAAGGCATCAGCTATATGGAGAACCAATTAAAATGGCATCATGGCGTACCATCACCAGAAGAATTCAATCAAGCGATGAATGAATTAGATGAATCTGCATTATTAGTGCATTAA
- a CDS encoding L-fucose/L-arabinose isomerase family protein — MLDIKPTTTLGVIIGNRDFFPDKLVAEARKDLITFLKQVNIHPIMLGEVDSKLGGVETFAEAQKCAALFRRHMDEIEGVLVVLPNFGDEKGVAETLKLAGLNVPVLIQAYPDELNKLDVVNRRDAWCGKISVCNNLYQYGIKYSLTTKHVTALSDEVFKKDLLDFVSVCKVVRGLRKVRIGAVGARPTAFNTVRYSEKLLQRNGISVTTIDLSEILGNANKLTANDQSVKDKLEKIHAYTSTGKTPSEKLVQIAKLDVVLAEFVEANALDCTAIQCWTSLQQNYGCNVCTSMSMMSENMLPSACEVDVTGTLTMYAMQLASGSPSALVDWNNNYADDDTKCVLFHCGNWAKSFLPDITMSTAPILGTTVGTENTYGALDGRTPAMPLTYGRISTDDFNGTIKAYIGEGELTNDALKTFGNRAVAQINDLQGLMKYVCRNGFEHHVVMNASKTAGILKEAMENYLGWETYLHE, encoded by the coding sequence ATGTTAGACATTAAACCGACAACAACCTTGGGAGTAATTATAGGTAACCGTGATTTTTTCCCAGATAAATTAGTAGCAGAAGCCAGGAAGGACTTGATTACTTTTTTAAAGCAAGTAAATATACATCCCATAATGCTTGGAGAGGTAGATTCCAAATTAGGAGGAGTGGAAACATTTGCTGAAGCACAGAAATGTGCGGCTTTGTTTCGAAGGCACATGGATGAGATAGAAGGGGTGCTTGTTGTTTTGCCCAATTTTGGAGATGAAAAAGGGGTGGCGGAAACATTAAAGTTGGCAGGCCTGAATGTTCCCGTGCTGATACAAGCTTATCCTGATGAATTAAATAAATTAGACGTTGTAAATAGACGTGACGCTTGGTGTGGTAAAATTTCTGTTTGTAATAATCTATACCAATATGGTATTAAATACTCTCTGACTACAAAACACGTAACAGCGCTGTCTGATGAAGTTTTCAAAAAAGATCTGCTGGATTTTGTTTCAGTATGTAAGGTCGTAAGAGGCTTAAGAAAAGTACGTATTGGAGCTGTTGGCGCAAGGCCTACAGCCTTTAATACCGTTCGTTATAGCGAAAAGTTATTACAGCGTAATGGCATTTCTGTAACAACGATTGATCTCTCTGAGATACTGGGGAATGCGAATAAGCTTACAGCGAATGATCAATCTGTCAAGGATAAACTCGAAAAAATACATGCTTATACTTCTACAGGTAAAACTCCGAGCGAAAAGCTGGTGCAGATAGCAAAACTTGACGTGGTTTTGGCTGAGTTTGTAGAGGCAAATGCATTAGATTGTACCGCTATTCAGTGCTGGACTTCCTTGCAGCAGAACTATGGTTGCAATGTATGTACAAGTATGAGTATGATGAGTGAAAACATGTTGCCAAGCGCCTGTGAGGTAGATGTAACCGGAACTTTGACAATGTATGCGATGCAATTGGCAAGTGGATCTCCGAGCGCCCTAGTTGATTGGAATAATAATTATGCGGATGATGATACAAAATGTGTTTTGTTCCATTGCGGAAATTGGGCTAAATCATTTTTGCCTGATATAACGATGAGTACAGCGCCTATATTAGGCACGACAGTGGGTACTGAAAATACTTATGGAGCACTGGATGGTCGTACGCCTGCCATGCCTCTTACTTATGGTCGTATTAGTACGGATGATTTTAACGGAACTATTAAAGCGTATATTGGGGAGGGGGAACTCACAAATGATGCATTGAAGACCTTTGGTAATCGTGCCGTTGCACAAATAAATGATCTGCAGGGATTAATGAAATATGTCTGTCGCAATGGTTTTGAACACCACGTTGTTATGAATGCGAGTAAAACTGCAGGTATATTAAAAGAAGCAATGGAAAATTATTTAGGTTGGGAAACCTACCTGCACGAATAG
- a CDS encoding DeoR/GlpR family DNA-binding transcription regulator → MLANKRRDKIFELIKEDGSAEVADLARIFKVTEVTIRQDLEKLATDGLIVKEHGGAFLKNIEDQVQSFSLSHKDNIDKKQLIARKAIEFIKNGDSIILDSGSTSTEIAKLLKDFKNITVITNALNIAVILGANPSIELIVTGGEFKPPTLSLTGQKAADFFKGINVRKLFLAASGISLKAGLTYPSISDLVVKKAMIDAADITYLVADSSKIGKSDFASLGALSLIDYILTDNGIEEKYKQVFKDNEIELIIA, encoded by the coding sequence ATGCTTGCGAATAAAAGGAGAGATAAAATTTTTGAACTTATTAAAGAAGATGGCTCTGCTGAGGTAGCAGACTTGGCAAGAATTTTTAAAGTAACTGAAGTTACCATACGACAAGATCTGGAGAAATTGGCGACAGACGGGTTGATCGTAAAGGAGCATGGAGGGGCATTCCTGAAAAATATAGAAGATCAGGTGCAGTCTTTTTCTTTAAGCCATAAGGATAACATTGATAAGAAACAACTGATTGCAAGAAAGGCGATAGAATTTATTAAAAATGGAGATAGTATTATTTTAGATTCTGGTTCTACATCTACGGAAATAGCAAAACTATTAAAAGACTTTAAAAATATTACGGTTATTACAAACGCCCTAAACATTGCTGTTATCTTGGGTGCGAACCCAAGTATTGAGTTGATTGTAACAGGAGGAGAATTTAAACCACCGACTCTTTCGTTAACGGGGCAAAAGGCGGCAGATTTTTTTAAAGGCATAAATGTTAGAAAATTATTTTTAGCCGCTTCAGGCATCTCGCTTAAGGCGGGTTTAACTTATCCCAGCATTAGTGATTTAGTGGTAAAAAAGGCGATGATTGATGCCGCTGATATCACCTATTTGGTCGCTGATTCTAGCAAAATAGGCAAGAGTGATTTTGCCAGTCTTGGCGCTTTATCATTGATAGATTATATCCTTACAGATAATGGAATTGAAGAAAAGTATAAACAAGTATTTAAAGACAATGAAATTGAGCTGATAATTGCTTGA
- a CDS encoding helix-turn-helix domain-containing protein, with amino-acid sequence MKPYHIKSITEFHRLRGLPKPEHPLISIIDVTSIQHLPSSEYESMIFDFYSISLKRNCRSKFRYGQQQYDFDEGTMFFIAPGQIFGIEYHADEGEKRTGWMMLIHPDFLWHTALAKTIKKYEFFNYSVHEALFLSEKEETILNNIARNIEQEYHSNIDKFSQDVIIAQLELLLTYSERFYERQFLTRKISNHKILDRLEEILADYFNSDDLISKGLPTVQNISGLLNVSPNYLSSLLKVLTGQSTQHHIHNKLIEKAKEKLSTTELSISEIAYELGFEHSQSFSKFFKTKTNYSPSEFRTSFN; translated from the coding sequence ATGAAACCTTATCATATAAAAAGTATTACGGAGTTTCACCGGCTTAGAGGATTGCCTAAGCCGGAGCATCCGTTAATAAGTATAATTGATGTAACATCAATTCAGCATTTGCCTAGCTCTGAATACGAGAGTATGATTTTTGATTTTTATTCGATATCCCTGAAACGGAATTGCAGATCTAAATTCAGATATGGTCAACAACAGTATGACTTTGATGAAGGAACAATGTTCTTTATTGCACCTGGGCAAATTTTTGGTATTGAATACCATGCAGATGAAGGCGAAAAAAGAACTGGCTGGATGATGCTTATCCATCCGGATTTCTTATGGCATACGGCTTTGGCAAAAACAATTAAAAAATACGAGTTTTTTAATTACTCGGTGCATGAAGCACTTTTTCTTTCAGAGAAAGAAGAAACGATTTTAAATAATATTGCGCGAAATATTGAACAAGAATATCATTCGAATATTGACAAGTTTAGCCAGGATGTGATCATAGCACAACTAGAATTGTTACTTACTTATTCAGAAAGATTTTATGAACGCCAGTTTCTAACACGCAAAATTAGTAATCATAAGATCCTGGATAGACTGGAAGAAATCCTTGCAGACTATTTTAACAGTGATGATTTAATCAGTAAAGGATTGCCGACAGTTCAGAATATTTCCGGCTTATTAAATGTATCACCTAATTATTTAAGCTCCTTGCTCAAGGTGTTAACCGGACAAAGCACCCAACATCATATTCACAATAAGCTGATTGAAAAAGCAAAAGAAAAGCTCTCAACCACCGAATTATCTATTAGTGAAATTGCTTATGAATTAGGCTTTGAGCACTCACAATCCTTCAGTAAATTCTTTAAAACAAAAACGAATTACTCGCCTTCCGAGTTTAGAACCTCCTTTAATTGA
- a CDS encoding SDR family NAD(P)-dependent oxidoreductase yields MNTKNKIALVTGGSRGLGRNMAIALAKKGLDVILTYNSNLKAAEEVVAEIESLGQKAFAFQLDTGNLNAFDKFFKEVTEHLKAETGNSHFDFLINNAGTALYALAKDTTEAQMDSIFNIHYKGVFFLTQKALPYMNDGGGIINISSGLTRITMPGSSVYGSIKSAVESLTRYLAKELGDRRIRVNVVAPGAIETDFGGGRTRDNKEINAHIASLTALGRVGLPDDIGGVVAFLCTEEAYWINGQRLEVSGGQAI; encoded by the coding sequence ATGAACACAAAAAATAAAATTGCGCTTGTAACAGGCGGTAGTCGTGGTTTAGGCCGAAATATGGCGATTGCACTCGCCAAAAAGGGACTAGATGTTATTCTTACTTACAATAGTAATCTAAAAGCTGCTGAAGAAGTGGTAGCAGAGATAGAATCATTAGGGCAGAAGGCATTTGCCTTTCAGTTGGATACAGGTAATTTAAACGCCTTTGATAAATTTTTTAAGGAGGTAACTGAACATTTGAAAGCTGAAACGGGAAATTCTCATTTTGATTTTTTAATCAACAACGCAGGAACGGCTTTGTATGCCCTAGCAAAAGATACGACAGAAGCGCAAATGGACAGTATTTTCAATATCCATTACAAAGGCGTATTCTTCCTGACCCAAAAGGCATTACCATATATGAATGACGGTGGCGGGATTATAAATATCTCTTCAGGGTTAACCCGTATTACCATGCCTGGTTCCTCTGTTTATGGCTCTATTAAGTCTGCCGTTGAATCACTTACACGTTATTTAGCAAAAGAATTAGGGGATAGAAGAATTAGGGTAAATGTTGTGGCACCCGGTGCTATTGAAACTGATTTTGGTGGTGGCCGTACCAGAGATAACAAAGAAATTAACGCTCATATAGCAAGTCTTACCGCATTAGGACGTGTTGGTTTGCCGGATGATATCGGTGGAGTGGTCGCATTCCTTTGCACAGAAGAAGCATATTGGATTAATGGACAGAGGTTGGAGGTTTCGGGTGGTCAGGCTATTTGA
- a CDS encoding aldo/keto reductase, with translation MNTNEITIAGKSNHPLNVKRFGYGTMRLTGEGIWGEPANRGEALQILKRCISSGINFIDTADYYGEDVTNRLIAEALYPYPEDLVVCTKVGGARKPDKSWIPFNRPENLRTSIENNLSTLKQEQITLVHFRVIAGGDVPFKESMQAMFEMQKEGKILHVGVSNVSPDELNTAMAIGDIATVENMYGHAQRNSVQLMYGGETRGGEEVLAICEENQIPLIPYFSLFQSMPKKDERISVIARKHGATEAQINLAWLLHRSPWILPIPGTSSLLHFEENLRAADIQLSEEDMQFLA, from the coding sequence ATGAATACAAATGAAATTACGATTGCAGGAAAAAGCAATCATCCATTGAACGTAAAACGTTTCGGATACGGTACAATGAGACTTACCGGTGAGGGTATTTGGGGTGAACCCGCAAATCGGGGAGAGGCTTTACAAATTTTAAAAAGATGTATTAGCTCCGGTATCAACTTTATCGATACTGCAGATTATTATGGGGAAGATGTGACCAATCGATTAATTGCGGAAGCATTATATCCTTATCCCGAAGATTTGGTGGTTTGTACCAAGGTAGGCGGTGCCAGAAAGCCGGATAAAAGCTGGATTCCTTTTAATCGACCCGAGAATCTGCGCACTAGTATTGAGAATAATCTAAGTACCTTAAAGCAAGAACAAATAACACTTGTACATTTCAGGGTGATCGCCGGAGGGGATGTGCCTTTTAAAGAATCCATGCAGGCAATGTTCGAAATGCAAAAAGAGGGGAAAATTTTACACGTCGGGGTAAGCAATGTAAGCCCGGACGAATTAAACACAGCGATGGCCATTGGTGATATTGCTACTGTCGAAAATATGTATGGTCATGCACAACGCAATTCGGTACAACTCATGTATGGCGGAGAAACCAGAGGGGGAGAAGAAGTTTTAGCTATTTGCGAAGAAAATCAAATACCCTTGATTCCATACTTCTCTTTGTTTCAGTCGATGCCAAAAAAAGATGAAAGGATTTCCGTTATTGCCCGCAAACATGGTGCTACAGAGGCGCAAATAAATCTAGCTTGGTTATTGCATCGTTCTCCTTGGATATTGCCTATTCCCGGGACCTCCTCCTTGCTTCATTTTGAAGAAAATTTAAGGGCAGCAGACATACAACTAAGTGAGGAAGATATGCAATTTCTTGCTTAG
- a CDS encoding SDR family oxidoreductase — translation MKTALITGANQGIGFETAKQLSELGYYVYLGSRDKMKGLEAIRNLKNLGISDAELIELDITNINSIQNAKQILESKIESLDVLINNAGISGGPNQNISTGEIGNLRKVFDTNFFGAVETTQAFLSLLKKSDEPRIVNVSSELGSLAVHNSTQNPNYAIYDAYSCSKTALNAFTVMLANELRNTNFKINSVTPGYTATNLNHYTGTKTIAEGASVIVKYATLGKDAPTGNFFGEAGALDW, via the coding sequence ATGAAAACAGCATTAATAACAGGTGCCAATCAGGGGATTGGTTTTGAAACTGCCAAACAATTAAGTGAATTGGGCTACTATGTATATCTGGGAAGCAGGGATAAGATGAAAGGGTTGGAAGCCATCAGAAACTTAAAGAATTTAGGTATTTCAGATGCGGAATTGATTGAACTTGACATTACTAATATCAATTCCATTCAAAATGCAAAACAAATATTGGAATCTAAAATAGAATCGTTGGATGTTTTAATTAATAACGCCGGTATTAGTGGTGGGCCGAATCAAAATATATCTACTGGCGAAATAGGAAATTTACGAAAAGTGTTTGACACTAATTTTTTTGGTGCAGTAGAAACTACGCAAGCATTTCTCAGTCTATTAAAAAAATCAGATGAACCAAGAATCGTAAATGTTTCCAGCGAGTTGGGCTCCTTAGCAGTTCATAATAGTACACAAAACCCTAACTATGCGATTTATGATGCTTATAGTTGCTCTAAGACGGCGCTGAATGCTTTTACAGTAATGCTGGCAAACGAATTGAGAAATACGAATTTTAAAATAAACAGTGTAACTCCGGGCTATACCGCCACTAATCTTAACCATTATACAGGTACAAAGACCATAGCAGAAGGTGCAAGCGTGATCGTAAAATATGCTACCTTGGGTAAAGATGCACCAACAGGTAATTTCTTTGGTGAAGCGGGTGCATTAGATTGGTAG